The sequence TGACCGGGATGGACTGCTGCTTGGCGGCAGGCGCGATAGTTGGTTGGGTTGCCTGGTTTCGCACGAGATTCAGGCGCAGCCGTTCCTTGGCGCCTAGACCCATGCGACGGGCTCCAGCGTTCAATCCCCATGCGCTCAGGGCTCGAAGGACCGCTCCGATCACTGCCAGCCCCAGCAGTTGCCGGTCATTCTCGCCCGCGGTTGCCATAGTGGCGATCCATAGTCCCAAGGCGTAGGCGACCATGATCAGCCCCACGACTTTCAACGCGCTGAACGCGGCCAGGACAATGAATTGCCTCGACGTGATTAGTTCACTGGGAAGAAAGCGTGGGGCTGGCATAGCTACTCTTTCGGTTGAAATGGCAGTTACTTGATAATCGAGACCACGCGGTGGGTCTCGGGGATGTGCTCTTCACGCAAGCGCTTGCGGAAGACCCAGTAGCTCCAGGATTGGTAGGCCAAGACCAGCGGAACACCGAAGGCTGCAACGATGCTCATCAGCTTCAAGGTGTAGCTGCTGCTCGACGCATTGGCCACGGTCAGGTCGAAGGCCGGGTCGATGCTTGAGGGCAGTACGACCGGGTAGGCAGCGGTGAAGATGGCGGCAACGCCGGCCAGCAAGGTGATGCCCAAGGCGATGAAGGAGATTCCTTCGCGTCCGGCACGACCGGTCATCATGGAAACGAGCAGGCTGATGACCGCTACCCCCATCACTGCCCAGGCAATCGCGGAATCGTTGTCCAGCAGGACCAGCAGCGCCCATGCAACCAACGGCAGGATTGCTAGCGGCAGCCAGCGGCCAACCAGCTTTCCTGCTTGGTGGCGGACCTTTCCATCGGTTTTCAGCCGGAGGAAAGCCAAGGCGTGGATCCAGCAGAATGCAACCACTGCTGTGCCGCCGAGGATCGCTTGCCAGTTAAGCCACGCGAAAGGCCCGCCGATGCGGTCTCCATTTTCATTCAGCGGCAAGCCCAAGGTGGTTAGCGCCAGCATCGCGCCCACGCCGAAGGCAGCCACCAAGGAGCCCAGTCCCAAGGCCAGATCCCAGGCTTTCCGGGTTGGCGCGGTGATGGCTTTTCCGCGGTATTCGATCGCGACGGCTCGGAAAATCAGTGCCACGAGCACTATGGTCAGTGGAATGTACAGGGCTGAGAACAGCGACGCGTACCAGTGTGGGAACGCGGCGAAGGTCGCTCCGCCGGCGGTGAGCAGCCAGACCTCATTGCCGTCCCAGACCGGGCCGATGGTGTTCAGCAGCAGTCGCTTGCGTTTCTCGGTGGAACCGCCAAGTCCGATGAGCATGCCAACTCCAAGGTCAAAGCCTTCGAGGAACAAGTAACCGCACCAGAGCACCGCAATCACGATGAACCAGAGTGTAGGAAGCCAATCCATTGATATTTCTCCTTAGTCCGTATCGCTAGTAGGCGAAAGCCAGCACGTCGTCATCATCAGATGGGTCCTTGGGACCGTTTGCATGCTCATGCTCCGCTTCAAGCTCTGGCATGGCTGATGCAACACCACCACGGATGTAGCGGGCGAGCAGTACCAGCTCGACGACCAGCAGTACGCCGTAGATGGCGGTGAGTGTGATCAGCGAGAACAACAGTTCTCCTGCGGTGACAGTCGGTGAGACTGATGCTGCGGTATACATGAACACCTGGTCCACGCCGCCCATCTGCGGATTGGGGACAACGGTGAACGGTTGCCGGCCCATTTCGGTGAAGATCCAGCCGGTGGCATTCGCACCGAACGGCGCCGCAATGCTCAGCAGCGCAATGCGTGAGAGCCACTTGCTGTGCGGGACGGTCCCCTTGCGGGTTACCCATAGCGCGATGCCAGCGGCTAGGGCTGAGAGCCCGCCGAGGGTGATCATCATGCGGAAGCCCCAATAGGTTACTTCCATCACCGGCAGGTAATTGATTTCTTGGCCGGCGTACTGGCCAAACGCTTCATCGTTCGGGTAGTACTTTCCGTATTTTTCTTGGTACTCCGGAATCAGGGTGTTCACGCCCTTGATCTCCGTGGTGAAATCTCCGTTGGCCAGGTAGGAGAGGATGCCGGGGATTTCAAAGACCGCTACGACGTTGTCGCAGTTGGTAGCTCCTTGTGCCGTGATGTCCCCCAAGGACAACACCGAGAACCCGGTTCCGTCGTGGCAGGCAGCTTCTGCTGCAGCCATTTTCATCGGCTGTTGCTCGAACATGAGCTTGGCCTGCTCGTGGCCACTCAGGGCGACTCCGAGGAACGCGACCATGGCGACTGCTGCGCCGATGCGCAGGGATTTGATCCAGACTTGGTAGTCCACCTTGTCGCGGCTCTTGCCTCTGCTCAAGTCTTCGCCCACGACAACACGTCCATTGGCGTCGACGGTGTCGATGCCTTCACTGCGGCGGCGATAGAGGTGGAACCAGGAGATGCCCAGCAGGAATCCTCCGGCTACTGCGAAAGCGCCGAAGATGGTGTGCGGAAAGGTCACCAGTGCGGTGTTGTTGGTGAATACCGCCCAAGCGTCGGTCATCACTGCGCGGCCGTCGACGATTTTTGTGCCGACTGGGTGCTGCATCCATGAGTTGGCGACCAAGATGAAGTAGGCCGAAAGGATGGTGGCCAAAGAAGCGCACCAGATGGTTGCCAGGTGGATGCGCTTAGGTAGTTTCTTCCAGCCAAAGATCCACAGTCCCAGGAAGGTGGATTCTACGAAGAACGCCAGCAGCGCTTCCATGGCCAGTGGAGCGCCGAAGACGTCTCCTACATAGCGGCTGTATTCGCTCCAGGCCATGCCGAATTGGAATTCTTGGACGATGCCCGTGGCTACGCCCATGATGAAGTTAATGAGAAAAAGCTTGCCCCAGAATTTTGTCATCCGCAGCCAATGCTCGTTGCCGGTGCGATGCCACATGGTTTGTAGCGTGGCCACTGTCAGGCCAAGTCCAATGGTCAGGGGCACCATCAGGAAGTGGTAGACCGTCGTAATGCCGAATTGCCAACGGGCAATCTCTAAAGCATCCATGGATTCCTCAACTGTCGTGGAATAGAAGTTCGATCGCATTTCTACGTTTCGTAGAAATTAGTTCCATTGCCACTATAGATGATTTCGACAGCATGTAGAAATTGAAGGTGAGCCTGGTTCGTCACTGGCAAAATTCCGATGAGGCACGCGCGAAAGAGAATCCTAAGCCTATTTACAGGGTCGTGTCTACGGTTCTTAAAAAACCCAAGTCAACTAGATTAGCTTCGCAGATCTCAAATTCAACGCCCGTTTAGATAAAGCATGTACTCACCCATCTGTTTTACATGCCGTAGAAATATTTTTGAAAGATAGCTACACTTAAGAACCCAAGCAGTATGTTTGCACTCAGCGAGTCAAACAACAGCGTCAAAACTAATGCAAGTGAGGTACGACCTAGTGGCCAGCCTTGGCGATCTGGAACGCTCCGTCATGGATCTTCTGTGGGATTCCGCAGAACCACTCACCGCGAATGACCTTCGTGATGACTTGGCGGCGCTTGGCACCGATGCGAAAGAACTCGCAGTAACTACGGTGCTGACTGTGTTAGCCCGTCTCGAAAAGAAGGGCCTGGTAGAGCGCGAGCGCACTACGCGCCCTCACCGATAC comes from Glutamicibacter arilaitensis Re117 and encodes:
- the cydB gene encoding cytochrome d ubiquinol oxidase subunit II, producing MDWLPTLWFIVIAVLWCGYLFLEGFDLGVGMLIGLGGSTEKRKRLLLNTIGPVWDGNEVWLLTAGGATFAAFPHWYASLFSALYIPLTIVLVALIFRAVAIEYRGKAITAPTRKAWDLALGLGSLVAAFGVGAMLALTTLGLPLNENGDRIGGPFAWLNWQAILGGTAVVAFCWIHALAFLRLKTDGKVRHQAGKLVGRWLPLAILPLVAWALLVLLDNDSAIAWAVMGVAVISLLVSMMTGRAGREGISFIALGITLLAGVAAIFTAAYPVVLPSSIDPAFDLTVANASSSSYTLKLMSIVAAFGVPLVLAYQSWSYWVFRKRLREEHIPETHRVVSIIK
- a CDS encoding cytochrome ubiquinol oxidase subunit I; the encoded protein is MDALEIARWQFGITTVYHFLMVPLTIGLGLTVATLQTMWHRTGNEHWLRMTKFWGKLFLINFIMGVATGIVQEFQFGMAWSEYSRYVGDVFGAPLAMEALLAFFVESTFLGLWIFGWKKLPKRIHLATIWCASLATILSAYFILVANSWMQHPVGTKIVDGRAVMTDAWAVFTNNTALVTFPHTIFGAFAVAGGFLLGISWFHLYRRRSEGIDTVDANGRVVVGEDLSRGKSRDKVDYQVWIKSLRIGAAVAMVAFLGVALSGHEQAKLMFEQQPMKMAAAEAACHDGTGFSVLSLGDITAQGATNCDNVVAVFEIPGILSYLANGDFTTEIKGVNTLIPEYQEKYGKYYPNDEAFGQYAGQEINYLPVMEVTYWGFRMMITLGGLSALAAGIALWVTRKGTVPHSKWLSRIALLSIAAPFGANATGWIFTEMGRQPFTVVPNPQMGGVDQVFMYTAASVSPTVTAGELLFSLITLTAIYGVLLVVELVLLARYIRGGVASAMPELEAEHEHANGPKDPSDDDDVLAFAY
- a CDS encoding BlaI/MecI/CopY family transcriptional regulator, with product MASLGDLERSVMDLLWDSAEPLTANDLRDDLAALGTDAKELAVTTVLTVLARLEKKGLVERERTTRPHRYAASSSREDHTVGLLNDALGTAQDREAVLARFIGGISQDEAASLRAILDSVKSA